ACGCGCCGTGTCGGTCAGCCACTGGTGTAGATGCGCCACGAAGCCCTGCGCGTTGGCCGGCATATCCAGCTTGGCGCAGTATTCGGGCAGGCGCCGTTCGCATTCGCGCCAGGGCAGCAGGTGCGCACGGTAGTCGGCAAAGGCATCCGACCCCACCACGCACAAGTCGCCGGAACGCAGCTCGTTGACCATATGCGAGAGCACGCAGAGTTCCAGGTAGCGCCGGTTGGTGGGGGCGCCCTGGTCGTGGGGGCGGCGCACCAGCTTGCGCCATCGTTCCGAGGCGAAGCTCACATCGACGTCGGCGGCGATCCATTCGCGATGCAGAGATGCAGAGATGCAGAGATGCAGAGATGCATTGTCCAGCACCACCGCAAGTGCCGCCAGCAGCGTGCGCGACTGGCTGGTCGACTCCCATTCCAGCACCTGGGCCAGGCGCAGCATCACGGAGCGGTGCGCGCGGAAATGCCGCCATAGCAGCGGCAGGTAGTTGTTACCGCTGAAGGCCCGCACCTCGGCGCAGCTCTCGCGCAGCTGCTCCAGATCGCCGGACGGCGCGAGGAAGCGGCGCACCTGGCGGCCGATCAGCGCGTCGTCCTGGCCGTCGGCGACGATATCCACTACGCCGTCGAGCAAGGTGACCAGCTTCTCCATCTGCGCGCGCTGACGGGACTGGATGCGCTCCATCTCGTCGCGCGCCCGCTTGTGGATGGCGCCCATGCGACGGATGAACATCTCCGCGAGATCGTCGCGGGTGCGCACGCGCATATGGTTGAGCAAGGCGACGATCAGCGTATAGCGCTTCTCAGGCAGGATCTCCCGTAGATTGGCCGCGTCCAGGCTCATGGCCTGGCTGGCCAGCGAGCGCAGCTTCGAGGCTGGCACGCCTGCGATCGCGCAAGAGAAATCGCCAAGACCGTCGAGTAAGGTCAGGTGTTCTATGAGTAGGCTGAGATGCTTGCGTGATGGACGGCGCGCGTGGCGCTTGATGTTGTTGTAGGCGGTCAGGCGGTTGGTGAATTCCCGGGTGAGAAGCCGGTCCAGCCGCTGCCGTTCCTCATCCGACAAGCGCCTTGCGACACATCGAAACAGCGCGGTCTGCGTGCGAGTCTGAATCTGCTCGGCAATGTTGTCTAGAGTGGAGAACGCTGGCAGCTCGACCTGGTGCAGGATCAGCGCATCGATGGTGGCGTTGACGATGTCCACCTGCTGGTCCATCGTTTCCGCGGCTTCGCGCGCGGAGCGAATCGTGACCTTGTTGGCATCGGTGCCAATATACGCCTGGACGCCTAGAAATTCGCGCACCGCCGTGTAATGCCGGTACAGCGTGGGGGACAGCTTGCGGTCATAGCCAAACGCGGCATCTGGCGCCAGACAAGCGCTGGCGCGCACGTGGTCGATCACGACGACGGGAATGCTGTCCAGGTTGGGGAAGTAATGCAGTTGCTGAAAGACCTTCAGCAGCACCAGCAAGCCAAGTCGCGGACCTTGTCCACGGGTTGAGCGGGTGACCCACTCCAGTTCCTCGGCATCCGGCGTGTAGCACGCCTGTAGCTCCTTGGTGGAGAAAACCTTCGGGAAACGCGGGTAGGCGGTACGCTCGACGGTAGCCATACAGGATCTCGGCAATCTCTGAAGGGCCAGCCAGTCTAGCCGAGGACGGTGGCAAAATTCCAGACCAGCCTTATAAGCGATGGGAATGTTTTTGTTTGTCTATATAACCCCAAGGCTTATGATAGCCAATTGCCCGCATCTTGGCATGACCCCTTCACCGCGCGCGTTCGGTTCGCCGAGCAGGCCGGCATCCGGGCGATGACGAAGCGGCGAAGCTCTATCAATAGTATCGCGACCCACGACGAGGCGCTGTGCCAACTATTGGGCTCGGTTCGCGCCAATCCTGTATCGGGCAGCCAGGTATCTAGCAATCTGGTTACGGAAATTTCCGCCATGCGGTCTGTCTCAGCATCGGATGACTTGGTATGGCGCCGCCAACAGATTGATGTCGCAGGGTATTGAATCGTCGCCAAGATGCTGGACAACACAAATGGCGCAAGTTGCTGGGCGTTCGGCCGTCGTGA
The sequence above is drawn from the Cupriavidus sp. D39 genome and encodes:
- a CDS encoding DUF4158 domain-containing protein; its protein translation is MATVERTAYPRFPKVFSTKELQACYTPDAEELEWVTRSTRGQGPRLGLLVLLKVFQQLHYFPNLDSIPVVVIDHVRASACLAPDAAFGYDRKLSPTLYRHYTAVREFLGVQAYIGTDANKVTIRSAREAAETMDQQVDIVNATIDALILHQVELPAFSTLDNIAEQIQTRTQTALFRCVARRLSDEERQRLDRLLTREFTNRLTAYNNIKRHARRPSRKHLSLLIEHLTLLDGLGDFSCAIAGVPASKLRSLASQAMSLDAANLREILPEKRYTLIVALLNHMRVRTRDDLAEMFIRRMGAIHKRARDEMERIQSRQRAQMEKLVTLLDGVVDIVADGQDDALIGRQVRRFLAPSGDLEQLRESCAEVRAFSGNNYLPLLWRHFRAHRSVMLRLAQVLEWESTSQSRTLLAALAVVLDNASLHLCISASLHREWIAADVDVSFASERWRKLVRRPHDQGAPTNRRYLELCVLSHMVNELRSGDLCVVGSDAFADYRAHLLPWRECERRLPEYCAKLDMPANAQGFVAHLHQWLTDTARTLDASFPDKRQHVTIGQDGEPVLKRTIARRSRPARSPCNRR